In Oreochromis niloticus isolate F11D_XX linkage group LG18, O_niloticus_UMD_NMBU, whole genome shotgun sequence, one genomic interval encodes:
- the ndufa13 gene encoding NADH dehydrogenase [ubiquinone] 1 alpha subcomplex subunit 13, with product MAGSKVKQDMPPPGGYAPFDYKRNLPKRGLSGYSMFGIGIGIMVFGYWRLFKWNRERRRLQIEELEARIALMPLLQAEHDRRTLRMLRENLEEEAIIMKDVPGWKIGQSVFHTDRWVTPLSEELFNLRPREELLHKRFGFLWYV from the exons ATGGCGGGGTCCAAGGTGAAGCAGGACATGCCTCCTCCGGGAGGCTATGCTCCCTTTGATTATAAGAGGAATCTACCGAAACGAGGACTTTCGG GATATAGTATGTTCGGCATTGGCATCGGCATCATGGTCTTTGGGTACTGGAGGCTATTCAAGTGGAACAGAGAGAGGAG GCGACTGCAGATTGAGGAGCTGGAAGCCAGGATAGCTCTGATGCCTCTGCTGCAGGCAGAGCATGACCGAAG GACCTTACGGATGCTGAGGGAAAACTTGGAAGAGGAGGCAATCATCATGAAGGATGTTCCAGGTTGGAAG ATTGGCCAGAGCGTCTTTCACACAGACCGCTGGGTCACCCCTCTGTCAGAGGAGCTGTTCAACCTCAGGCCCCGCGAAGAGCTTTTGCACAAGCGTTTCGGCTTCCTGTGGTACGTGTGA